One Bacteroidota bacterium DNA segment encodes these proteins:
- a CDS encoding NADH-quinone oxidoreductase subunit A codes for MSTNLDYLPIAMQFIFVAVFIAGMIALSHFVGPRRSSPNKNSSFECGIPLYGSARIPFSVKYFLVAILFVIFDVEVIFMYPWAVNFRSMGPEGFYKMLMFMGLLLIGFFYVIKKGALDWE; via the coding sequence ATGAGTACCAATCTTGATTATTTACCTATAGCAATGCAATTTATATTCGTGGCGGTATTCATCGCCGGGATGATTGCTCTTTCGCATTTTGTCGGCCCACGCAGAAGTTCGCCCAACAAAAACTCCAGCTTTGAGTGTGGCATTCCTCTATATGGTAGCGCTCGAATCCCATTTTCCGTTAAATATTTTTTAGTAGCAATTCTGTTTGTCATCTTTGATGTGGAAGTGATATTTATGTATCCTTGGGCCGTTAATTTTAGAAGCATGGGGCCGGAAGGTTTTTATAAAATGCTGATGTTTATGGGTTTGCTTTTGATTGGGTTTTTTTATGTGATAAAAAAGGGTGCCTTAGATTGGGAATAA
- a CDS encoding NADH-quinone oxidoreductase subunit B, which yields MAEAPQGLQGEGFFATQLDKVVGLARSKSLWPLPFATSCCGIEFMATMAPHYDLARFGSERPSFSPRQADMLMVMGTIAKKMGPILRQVYEQMAEPRWVMAVGACATSGGIFDTYSVLQGIDKIIPVDVYVPGCPPRPEQILDGVMKLQELVKNEPMRRRNSPEYKALLATYGITIY from the coding sequence ATGGCAGAAGCCCCTCAGGGTTTACAAGGGGAAGGTTTTTTTGCCACACAGTTAGATAAAGTAGTAGGATTGGCTCGCTCCAAGTCCCTGTGGCCGCTTCCTTTTGCTACCTCTTGTTGCGGGATTGAATTTATGGCGACCATGGCTCCGCATTATGACTTGGCGCGTTTTGGTTCAGAGCGTCCCAGTTTTTCGCCCCGTCAGGCAGACATGTTGATGGTGATGGGAACCATAGCCAAGAAGATGGGTCCAATCCTTCGTCAGGTCTATGAACAAATGGCAGAGCCTCGTTGGGTGATGGCCGTGGGGGCTTGCGCTACTTCGGGAGGAATATTTGATACGTATTCGGTTCTACAGGGAATTGACAAAATCATTCCGGTTGATGTTTATGTGCCGGGATGTCCTCCTCGTCCGGAACAGATTTTGGATGGCGTAATGAAATTGCAGGAGTTAGTCAAGAACGAGCCGATGAGAAGAAGAAATTCGCCCGAGTATAAAGCGCTACTGGCTACTTATGGAATAACTATTTATTAA
- a CDS encoding NADH-quinone oxidoreductase subunit C — MALSNQEIQERITTHFGEAVKDFTESFGMMTFEVERSNAIELLKFLRDDETLRFNFLTTLCGVHYPDAEVERQFAVVYHMHNWVDNVRIRFKTYLNGQNPEIATATTVFLTANWMERETYDFYGFNFMGHPDLRRILNMDEMVSFPMRKEFPLEDANRTDKDDRYFGREPQNVNLN; from the coding sequence GTGGCTTTAAGCAATCAGGAAATACAAGAGAGAATCACTACCCATTTCGGCGAAGCTGTAAAAGATTTTACCGAATCTTTTGGCATGATGACCTTTGAAGTAGAAAGAAGTAATGCAATCGAGTTGTTGAAATTTCTTCGGGATGATGAAACGCTTCGCTTTAATTTCCTCACTACTCTATGTGGGGTACATTACCCGGATGCTGAAGTGGAAAGGCAATTTGCAGTGGTCTATCACATGCACAATTGGGTAGATAATGTCCGCATCCGATTCAAAACTTATTTGAATGGACAGAATCCTGAGATAGCGACAGCCACCACCGTGTTTCTTACAGCCAATTGGATGGAAAGAGAAACTTATGACTTTTATGGATTCAACTTTATGGGCCATCCCGATTTAAGAAGAATCCTGAATATGGATGAAATGGTTTCTTTCCCCATGCGCAAAGAGTTCCCTTTGGAAGATGCAAACCGGACGGATAAGGATGACCGGTATTTCGGAAGAGAACCGCAAAATGTGAATTTGAATTAG
- a CDS encoding NADH-quinone oxidoreductase subunit D, with the protein MADLVIKTIEEKYAERIKQRESEDGSELYILNLGPTHPATHGIFQNVLLMDGERILDAEPTIGYIHRAFEKIAENRPFYQITPLTDRMNYCSSPINNMGWWLTVEKLLGIEVPKRAQYIRVIMMELARIADHLICNSILAVDTGAFTGFLYVFQYREKIYEIYEELCGARLTTNMGRMGGLERDLSSAAFRKLDTFMKDFPAAFKEFEDLVTRNRIFMDRCVNVGAISAERAISYGFTGPNLRAAGVDYDVRIASPYSSYQDFDFDIPVGKSGDTYDRYCVRNAEVWQSLRIIQQAIDKMPEGPYHADVPDYYLPPKEDVYTSMEALIYHFKIVMGEVPVPVGEVYHSVEGGNGELGFYLISDGSRVPYRLHFRRPCFIYYQAFTEMTVGHLLSDAIVILSSMNVIAGELDS; encoded by the coding sequence ATGGCAGATTTAGTAATAAAAACAATCGAAGAAAAATACGCGGAGCGGATCAAGCAACGCGAGAGTGAGGATGGCAGTGAATTGTACATTCTGAATCTAGGGCCTACGCATCCCGCTACACACGGAATCTTTCAAAATGTTCTCTTAATGGACGGTGAAAGAATCCTCGATGCAGAGCCAACCATTGGTTACATACACCGTGCATTTGAAAAGATTGCAGAGAACCGCCCTTTCTATCAAATCACTCCACTTACTGATAGAATGAATTATTGTTCTTCCCCTATCAACAACATGGGATGGTGGTTGACTGTGGAGAAGTTACTTGGAATAGAAGTGCCAAAGCGCGCACAATATATCCGGGTCATTATGATGGAACTGGCGCGTATTGCAGATCATTTGATTTGTAATTCAATCCTAGCGGTTGATACCGGTGCTTTCACAGGTTTTCTCTATGTCTTTCAATATCGGGAGAAGATTTATGAAATCTATGAAGAACTATGCGGCGCTCGTCTTACGACCAATATGGGTCGCATGGGTGGATTGGAAAGAGATTTGAGTTCGGCAGCCTTTCGTAAGTTGGATACATTTATGAAAGATTTCCCGGCGGCATTCAAAGAGTTTGAGGATTTGGTTACCCGTAACAGAATCTTTATGGATCGTTGTGTGAACGTGGGGGCGATTAGTGCCGAAAGAGCTATTTCTTATGGATTCACCGGTCCAAACCTGCGCGCAGCAGGGGTGGACTATGATGTTCGTATCGCTTCTCCTTATAGCAGTTATCAGGATTTTGATTTTGATATTCCCGTGGGGAAAAGCGGCGATACTTATGACCGCTATTGTGTGCGCAATGCAGAAGTATGGCAAAGTTTGCGCATCATACAACAAGCAATTGATAAGATGCCCGAAGGGCCTTATCATGCTGATGTGCCGGATTATTACCTGCCGCCTAAAGAAGATGTTTATACCAGTATGGAGGCGCTGATTTATCACTTTAAGATTGTAATGGGTGAGGTACCGGTGCCAGTAGGCGAAGTATATCATTCGGTAGAAGGCGGTAATGGTGAGTTAGGATTCTATTTGATCAGTGATGGAAGTCGCGTTCCATATCGTTTGCATTTCCGCAGACCATGTTTTATTTATTATCAGGCCTTCACCGAAATGACCGTGGGACACTTGTTGAGTGATGCAATTGTAATACTGAGTTCGATGAATGTAATTGCTGGAGAATTGGATTCGTAA
- a CDS encoding NAD(P)H-dependent oxidoreductase subunit E, producing MALAEVIKEEIKFSDKLLKRIDELKSHFPEGKHKSALLTVLHEVQDEHKNWLSIPVMDKIAALLNIQPIEVYEVVTFYTMYNQKPVGKYMFEFCRTSCCAIRGSEDLMEYTMNKLGVKEGQVTDDGMFSVKATECLGACGYAPMLQLGDFYHEFLTPEKMDKLIEDCKAGEVKFFSKV from the coding sequence ATGGCATTAGCAGAAGTTATAAAAGAAGAAATCAAGTTCAGCGACAAATTGCTGAAGCGTATTGACGAGTTAAAATCTCATTTCCCCGAAGGGAAACATAAGAGCGCTTTGCTTACGGTGCTTCATGAGGTTCAGGATGAACATAAAAACTGGCTCAGCATACCGGTGATGGATAAAATTGCTGCCTTGCTCAACATCCAACCTATTGAGGTGTATGAAGTGGTGACTTTCTATACGATGTATAACCAAAAACCAGTTGGCAAATACATGTTTGAATTTTGCAGAACAAGTTGCTGCGCTATTCGAGGATCAGAAGATTTGATGGAATACACGATGAACAAACTCGGGGTAAAAGAAGGGCAAGTGACTGATGACGGAATGTTTTCAGTAAAAGCTACGGAGTGTCTAGGAGCCTGTGGTTACGCTCCGATGTTGCAGTTGGGCGATTTTTATCATGAGTTTTTAACTCCCGAAAAAATGGACAAGTTGATTGAGGATTGTAAGGCGGGAGAAGTAAAATTCTTTTCAAAAGTGTAA